From one Agathobaculum sp. NTUH-O15-33 genomic stretch:
- a CDS encoding sensor histidine kinase — translation MKKYTLRLRLTAIVGVILLAACALLTTNSLFAAHAYYGDYAALLDSGLADIDPALSGEVEIDPVIKAPETYFHAASQKFSAQSLAAMALIVALALVGTYWATGRVLRPLKKLTQSVRAVDDRHLDQRVAVEQARGEVLALTESFNHMLDRLEDAFLIQKSFASNAAHELKTPLAVMKSSLQVLEMDPHPETADYREFMQDTAQSLERIIKTVDGLLALADIGAVPAEETVPLRPLLEQALRELAARAAEHGVRLSLDNEQQAAATGNASLLYRAFFNLIENAIKYNRPGGSVTLSLEPAGDTVRVRVADTGIGMTPEELRHIFEPFYRADQSRSQRIPGSGLGLPVVQMILQRHGGGIAATSEPGSGSAFVATLRAAHGAQTE, via the coding sequence GTGAAAAAATACACCTTACGGCTGCGGCTGACGGCGATCGTCGGCGTGATTCTGCTGGCGGCCTGTGCGCTGCTCACCACAAATTCTCTCTTTGCCGCGCACGCCTATTACGGGGATTACGCGGCGCTTTTAGACAGCGGGCTTGCCGATATCGACCCCGCGCTATCGGGAGAGGTCGAGATCGATCCCGTGATCAAAGCGCCGGAAACCTATTTTCACGCCGCTTCGCAGAAATTTTCCGCGCAATCGCTTGCGGCCATGGCGCTGATCGTGGCGCTGGCGCTCGTCGGTACCTATTGGGCCACGGGGCGGGTGCTGCGGCCGCTGAAAAAGCTGACGCAGTCGGTGCGCGCGGTGGATGACCGGCATCTGGACCAGCGCGTGGCCGTAGAGCAGGCGCGGGGCGAAGTGCTGGCGCTGACGGAATCCTTCAATCATATGCTCGACCGGCTGGAGGACGCGTTTCTGATCCAGAAAAGCTTTGCATCCAATGCGGCGCACGAGCTGAAAACCCCGCTGGCGGTCATGAAATCCTCTTTGCAGGTGCTGGAAATGGACCCGCATCCGGAAACGGCGGATTACCGGGAATTTATGCAGGATACCGCGCAGAGTCTGGAGCGTATTATAAAGACCGTGGATGGGCTGCTGGCGCTGGCGGATATCGGCGCCGTGCCCGCGGAGGAGACCGTTCCGCTGCGCCCGCTTTTGGAACAGGCGCTGCGCGAGCTTGCCGCGCGGGCAGCGGAACACGGCGTGCGGCTATCGCTCGATAACGAGCAACAGGCGGCGGCGACCGGAAACGCCAGCCTGCTTTACCGCGCGTTTTTCAATCTGATCGAAAACGCCATCAAATACAACCGGCCGGGCGGCAGCGTCACGCTGTCGCTGGAACCGGCGGGGGATACGGTGCGCGTCCGTGTCGCGGACACCGGTATCGGCATGACGCCGGAGGAGCTGCGCCATATCTTCGAGCCGTTTTACCGCGCCGATCAGTCGCGCTCACAGCGCATTCCCGGTTCGGGGCTGGGGCTGCCGGTCGTGCAAATGATTTTGCAGCGCCACGGCGGCGGCATCGCGGCAACGAGCGAGCCCGGTTCCGGCTCCGCGTTTGTGGCGACACTGCGCGCGGCGCACGGCGCGCAAACCGAATAA
- the rpsR gene encoding 30S ribosomal protein S18, whose amino-acid sequence MEENKREYTPRSDRPQRGGRRRRKVCNFCVDKIDCVDYKDVAKLRKYMSERGKILPRRMTGACARHQRQLTDAIKRARHIALLPYTAE is encoded by the coding sequence ATGGAAGAAAACAAGAGAGAATATACGCCCCGTTCCGACCGTCCGCAGCGCGGCGGCCGTCGCCGCAGAAAGGTTTGCAATTTCTGTGTCGATAAGATCGACTGCGTCGATTACAAGGATGTGGCCAAGCTTCGCAAATATATGTCCGAGCGCGGCAAGATTCTGCCCCGCCGCATGACCGGCGCCTGCGCACGTCATCAGCGCCAGCTGACCGACGCGATCAAGCGTGCCCGTCATATCGCTCTGCTGCCCTACACGGCGGAGTAA
- a CDS encoding single-stranded DNA-binding protein, with amino-acid sequence MLNKAILMGRLTRDPELRHTQSNMAVCSFRLAIDRDRKGPNGERQTDFIDCVAWGRQAEFVAQWFAKGVMAIVVGRVQSRQWQDQNGNNRTAIEVNCDEVSFGETKKSRETNGGYAGGYGDGSQMRPEPAASQVAPAFDLPSGDSDFQELADDDGDVPF; translated from the coding sequence ATGCTCAATAAGGCGATTTTAATGGGTCGTTTGACCCGGGATCCCGAGCTGCGTCACACGCAGAGCAACATGGCCGTATGCTCCTTCCGCCTTGCGATCGACCGCGACCGCAAGGGCCCGAACGGCGAACGCCAGACCGACTTCATCGACTGTGTCGCATGGGGCCGTCAGGCGGAATTCGTCGCGCAGTGGTTCGCGAAGGGCGTTATGGCGATCGTAGTCGGCCGCGTACAGTCCCGCCAATGGCAGGACCAGAACGGCAACAACCGCACCGCAATCGAAGTAAACTGCGATGAAGTTTCCTTCGGCGAGACCAAAAAGTCCCGCGAAACAAACGGTGGTTATGCCGGCGGCTACGGCGACGGTTCGCAAATGCGGCCCGAACCCGCCGCATCGCAGGTGGCTCCCGCATTCGATCTGCCCTCGGGCGATTCGGATTTTCAGGAGCTTGCCGATGATGACGGCGATGTCCCATTCTGA
- the rpsF gene encoding 30S ribosomal protein S6: MAKITGKYETIFIVTPTLEEAAAQAVADKFKALVETNGTNVEVEDWGKRKLAYPINDQTEGYYTLIRFESAPAFPAELDRIYKITDGLMRSLIVCLDD; the protein is encoded by the coding sequence ATGGCAAAGATTACTGGCAAGTACGAGACAATCTTCATTGTCACTCCCACGCTGGAGGAGGCGGCCGCTCAGGCTGTCGCGGACAAGTTCAAGGCTCTCGTCGAGACGAACGGCACGAACGTTGAGGTTGAGGATTGGGGCAAGCGCAAGCTGGCCTACCCGATCAACGACCAGACCGAAGGCTACTACACCCTGATCCGTTTCGAGTCCGCCCCGGCCTTCCCGGCTGAGCTGGACCGTATTTACAAGATCACGGATGGCCTGATGCGTTCGCTGATCGTCTGTCTGGACGACTAA